A single window of Leptolyngbya ohadii IS1 DNA harbors:
- the ribBA gene encoding bifunctional 3,4-dihydroxy-2-butanone-4-phosphate synthase/GTP cyclohydrolase II: protein MVEPLQGQEDSGLNLGLDSGTAFQFDSIESALADLKAGRSIVVVDDENRENEGDIICAAQFATPDMINFMAVEARGLICLAMTGDRLDELDLPLMVSGRAFEDSNEQTAFTVSIDGALHLGVGTGISADDRARTIQLAINPNTKPEDLRRPGHIFPLRAKEGGVLKRAGHTEAGVDLARLAGLYPAGVICEIQNPDGSMARLPQLIEYSRNHNLKIISIADLISYRLQHERFVQREAVADLPTQFGHFQVYAYRNMLDNSEHLAIVKGDPATFKDKTVMVRVHSECLTGDALGSLRCDCRMQLQAALKMIESAGEGVVVYLRQEGRGIGLVNKLKAYSLQDMGLDTVEANEKLGFPADQRNYGIGAQILNDVKVQKFSLITNNPRKIAGLKGYGLEMVDRVPLLIEATTYNADYLATKAEKLGHLLLRTYLVTVAIQWQEDQLSVTDRYDRLEKIRALAQAHDLLLQEEARSLASALFSKSSLIFHLGFDQINLSTPDWYQQPDHPYVQAIGKILDELTHWTSVQQIEFLVATGQDPLTNLQVQLDRQIFRLDRTQPETNVLPSQVCKQLETQRIYVFSEHPPMD, encoded by the coding sequence ATGGTGGAACCGCTACAGGGACAAGAGGATTCCGGTTTGAATTTGGGTCTAGATTCCGGTACAGCATTTCAGTTTGACTCGATCGAATCTGCGCTGGCAGACCTGAAGGCAGGACGATCGATCGTGGTCGTAGATGACGAAAACCGCGAGAACGAAGGCGATATTATCTGCGCGGCTCAGTTTGCGACACCGGACATGATTAACTTCATGGCGGTTGAAGCACGGGGCTTAATTTGCTTGGCAATGACGGGCGATCGGCTGGATGAGTTAGATCTGCCTCTGATGGTCAGCGGTCGTGCCTTTGAGGACAGCAACGAGCAAACCGCCTTTACCGTCAGTATTGATGGAGCTTTGCATTTGGGTGTGGGGACGGGAATTTCGGCGGACGATCGGGCTAGAACCATTCAGCTTGCGATTAATCCCAACACGAAGCCTGAAGATCTGCGTCGTCCCGGTCACATTTTTCCGCTGCGAGCAAAAGAGGGCGGTGTCCTGAAGCGGGCAGGGCATACGGAAGCGGGGGTGGATTTAGCACGACTGGCGGGACTCTATCCGGCGGGTGTGATCTGCGAGATTCAAAACCCGGATGGCTCAATGGCGCGACTGCCGCAGTTAATTGAATATTCTCGAAACCACAATCTCAAGATCATCAGCATTGCTGACCTGATTAGCTATCGCCTCCAGCACGAACGGTTTGTGCAGCGGGAAGCCGTCGCCGATCTGCCTACCCAGTTCGGACACTTCCAGGTCTACGCCTACCGCAATATGCTGGACAATTCCGAGCATCTGGCGATCGTCAAAGGCGACCCAGCAACTTTCAAAGACAAAACCGTGATGGTGCGCGTCCACTCGGAATGTCTAACCGGAGATGCGTTGGGTTCGCTGCGGTGCGACTGCCGAATGCAGCTTCAAGCAGCCCTCAAGATGATCGAGTCTGCGGGGGAAGGCGTCGTTGTGTATCTGCGGCAGGAAGGTCGCGGAATTGGACTGGTCAACAAGCTAAAAGCCTATTCGCTGCAAGACATGGGGCTGGATACGGTCGAAGCAAACGAAAAGCTCGGCTTCCCGGCGGATCAGCGCAACTACGGCATCGGCGCACAAATTCTCAACGATGTGAAAGTCCAGAAATTCAGCCTGATTACTAATAATCCGCGCAAGATCGCCGGACTTAAAGGCTACGGACTGGAGATGGTCGATCGCGTGCCGCTGCTCATTGAAGCCACGACCTACAACGCTGACTATCTGGCAACTAAGGCTGAGAAACTGGGACACCTGCTGCTGCGAACCTATCTCGTTACTGTTGCAATTCAGTGGCAAGAGGATCAGCTTTCCGTCACCGATCGCTACGATCGCCTGGAAAAAATTCGTGCCCTCGCCCAAGCCCACGATCTGCTGCTGCAAGAGGAAGCCCGATCGCTGGCAAGTGCCCTGTTCAGCAAATCATCGCTCATCTTCCACCTCGGCTTCGACCAGATCAACCTTTCCACACCCGACTGGTATCAGCAACCCGACCATCCCTACGTGCAGGCGATCGGCAAAATCCTCGACGAGCTAACCCACTGGACATCTGTGCAGCAGATTGAATTCCTGGTTGCCACTGGACAAGACCCACTGACTAATCTACAGGTGCAGCTCGATCGCCAGATCTTTAGACTCGATCGGACTCAACCAGAGACGAACGTGCTGCCCTCGCAGGTGTGCAAGCAACTTGAGACGCAGCGGATCTATGTGTTTTCAGAGCATCCGCCGATGGATTAA
- the gyrA gene encoding DNA gyrase subunit A gives MSIPQERIVPTDLRNEMSRSYLEYAMSVIVGRALPDARDGLKPVHRRILYAMHELGLTHDRPFRKCARVVGEVLGKYHPHGDTAVYDALVRMAQDFSMRHPLINGHGNFGSIDNDPPAAMRYTECRLQALTSSALLQDIESETVDFGDNFDGSQQEPLVMPARVPQLLLNGSSGIAVGMATNIPPHNLGELLDGVVALIQNPEITDLELMQYIPGPDFPTGGQILGTSGIREAYTTGRGSITMRGVANIETIELRGRPDREAIIITELPYQTNKAGMIERIAEMVNERRLEGIADIRDESDRDGMRIVIELRRDAYPRVVLNNLYKQTPLQTNFGVNMLALVDGEPQILSLKQSLQVFLDFRIETITRRTRYELRKAEERDHILQGYLIALQNLDAIIALIRHAADTVSAKQELIQTYRLSEAQADAILQMQLRRLTALESEKIQQEHEDLQRKIIDLQDILARRERILQMIETEIGELRSSFSNKRRTIIETIDGELGDMDLIANEQAIILLTEQGYLKRMPMSSFEAQSRATRGKSGTRMKEDDVVEHFLTCCDHDSVLFFSDRGTVYCGRAYQIPVSSRNARGMPIVQMLPISHEEKITSIVPVSEFANDEYLVMLTQKGFIKKTQLSAFSNIRANGLIAISLEEGDQLRWVRRARVEDSIMIGSRQGMSIHFRATHEQLRPLGRATRGVRAMSLREGDELISMDILPSQVVAQVAEADAPESESEEVLDNETSQQGPWALVITTGGLGKRVPVTQFRLQNRAGMGLRAIKFRKQGDRLAALQVVNEDDEIVIVSSRGIIIRQAVKAISCQSRAATGVRVQRLDEDDAIVAVALVPPSNGEEELAESAE, from the coding sequence ATGAGTATTCCCCAGGAGCGAATCGTTCCCACCGATCTGCGGAACGAGATGTCCCGATCGTATTTGGAATACGCGATGAGCGTCATCGTCGGTCGGGCATTACCAGACGCGCGGGATGGACTCAAGCCAGTTCACCGCCGCATCCTCTATGCAATGCACGAGTTGGGCTTAACGCACGATCGCCCCTTCCGAAAGTGTGCCCGTGTGGTGGGGGAAGTGCTGGGTAAATATCACCCCCACGGCGATACGGCGGTCTACGATGCCCTGGTGCGAATGGCGCAGGACTTCTCGATGCGTCACCCGCTGATTAACGGACACGGCAACTTCGGGTCGATCGACAATGATCCCCCGGCAGCAATGCGATACACCGAGTGTCGTTTGCAGGCGTTAACCTCCAGTGCGCTGCTGCAAGACATCGAATCGGAAACCGTTGATTTTGGCGACAACTTCGACGGTTCGCAGCAAGAACCCCTCGTCATGCCTGCCCGTGTGCCGCAGCTTTTGCTGAACGGATCTTCTGGGATCGCCGTCGGCATGGCAACCAATATTCCGCCCCATAACCTGGGCGAACTGCTGGACGGCGTGGTGGCACTGATTCAGAATCCAGAGATCACCGATCTGGAACTGATGCAGTACATCCCCGGTCCCGACTTCCCCACAGGCGGACAAATCCTCGGCACTAGCGGCATCCGCGAAGCATACACGACCGGACGCGGCTCGATCACGATGCGGGGCGTGGCAAATATTGAGACGATCGAACTGCGGGGTAGACCCGATCGCGAAGCCATCATCATCACCGAACTGCCCTACCAGACTAATAAAGCTGGCATGATCGAGCGTATCGCCGAAATGGTGAATGAGCGTCGATTAGAGGGCATTGCTGATATTCGGGACGAGAGCGATCGCGACGGAATGCGGATTGTGATCGAACTGCGCCGGGATGCCTACCCGCGTGTGGTGCTGAACAATCTCTATAAGCAAACGCCACTGCAAACCAACTTCGGTGTCAATATGCTGGCGCTGGTGGATGGTGAGCCGCAAATCCTGAGTCTGAAGCAGTCTCTCCAGGTCTTCCTCGACTTTCGGATCGAGACAATTACGCGCCGGACGCGGTATGAGCTTCGCAAGGCAGAGGAGCGGGATCACATCCTGCAAGGCTACCTGATTGCGCTGCAAAATCTGGATGCCATCATCGCCCTGATTCGCCACGCGGCAGATACCGTCTCCGCCAAGCAGGAACTCATCCAGACCTACCGGCTCTCAGAGGCACAGGCAGATGCCATTCTGCAAATGCAGCTCCGCCGCCTCACCGCCCTCGAATCGGAAAAGATTCAGCAGGAACACGAGGATCTTCAGCGCAAGATTATCGACTTGCAGGACATCCTGGCACGGCGAGAACGCATCCTGCAAATGATCGAAACCGAGATTGGGGAACTGCGATCGTCCTTCTCTAACAAACGCCGCACGATTATCGAAACGATCGATGGTGAACTGGGCGACATGGATCTGATTGCCAATGAGCAGGCGATCATTCTGCTGACTGAGCAGGGCTACCTGAAGCGGATGCCTATGAGCAGCTTTGAGGCTCAGAGTCGCGCCACTCGCGGGAAGTCCGGCACTCGCATGAAGGAAGATGACGTAGTAGAACACTTCCTCACCTGCTGCGACCACGATAGCGTCCTGTTCTTCAGCGATCGCGGCACGGTTTACTGCGGGAGGGCGTATCAGATTCCGGTCAGTTCGCGGAACGCTCGCGGAATGCCAATCGTGCAGATGCTACCCATCTCTCACGAAGAGAAAATTACGTCGATCGTGCCTGTCTCCGAGTTTGCGAACGACGAGTATCTGGTAATGCTGACCCAGAAGGGCTTCATCAAGAAGACCCAGCTTTCCGCCTTCAGCAACATCCGCGCCAACGGACTAATTGCGATCTCGTTGGAAGAGGGCGATCAGCTACGCTGGGTGCGTCGTGCCAGAGTTGAAGACAGTATCATGATCGGCTCGCGTCAGGGGATGTCGATCCACTTCCGGGCAACGCACGAGCAACTGCGTCCTTTGGGTCGTGCCACGCGCGGAGTCCGGGCAATGTCGCTGCGGGAAGGCGATGAGCTAATCAGCATGGACATCCTTCCATCTCAGGTCGTCGCTCAGGTGGCAGAAGCCGATGCTCCCGAAAGCGAATCTGAAGAAGTGCTGGATAATGAAACCTCCCAGCAGGGTCCGTGGGCACTGGTCATTACCACTGGTGGACTGGGCAAACGGGTTCCGGTCACGCAGTTCCGCCTGCAAAATCGGGCAGGTATGGGTCTCCGCGCCATCAAGTTCCGTAAGCAGGGCGATCGTCTTGCCGCTTTGCAGGTGGTCAACGAAGACGACGAAATCGTGATCGTCAGCAGTCGAGGCATTATCATCCGTCAGGCAGTCAAAGCCATCTCCTGTCAGTCTCGTGCTGCCACCGGAGTCCGGGTACAGCGGTTAGATGAGGATGATGCGATCGTTGCTGTGGCGCTGGTTCCCCCGTCGAACGGTGAAGAAGAACTCGCAGAGTCAGCGGAATAG
- a CDS encoding ABC transporter substrate-binding protein: protein MSQKNETPALIAALLLTLLLLGGGGWLLLNRVFRSGVPGVTASNSQSSGSVAATDDRFSEGTQLLDPSNASPQKQAGIDAMKAGNFEQAVQNFTDSLQANRNDPEALIYLNNARIGQQKSYTIAVAVPMATSLNTALEILRGVAQAQEEVNRAGGINGVPLKVKIASDDSNPALAPNVARSLVQDGSVLGVVGHFSSGASLAAGEVYQQNGLVMISPTSTAVQLSNLGDYVFRTVPSDRFSATTLSRDMLSRLQRKNAAIFFDSSSQYSLSLKDEFTTAVANDGGQVVADFDLNNPGFSASNAIEQATQQGAEVLVLFPSSGVLNLALQVITVNQKRLPILAGDDMYDPKTLEVGGAAAEEMVVAVPWILLANPNTPFVQESRQFWGGDVNWRTAMAYDAAEVLIAGLKQNPTRQGVQQTLASSNFTLQGATGTVRFLSSGDRSQPMQLVTVEPGRRSGYGFDFVPVTP from the coding sequence ATGTCCCAGAAAAACGAAACGCCTGCCCTGATTGCTGCCCTGCTGCTGACGCTCCTGCTGTTGGGGGGTGGGGGATGGCTTTTATTGAACCGAGTCTTTCGATCGGGGGTTCCCGGTGTCACTGCATCCAATTCCCAGTCGAGCGGTTCGGTGGCGGCAACTGACGATCGATTCAGCGAGGGAACACAGCTTTTAGACCCCAGCAATGCCTCTCCGCAGAAGCAGGCGGGCATCGACGCAATGAAAGCCGGGAACTTTGAGCAGGCAGTCCAGAATTTTACCGATAGCCTTCAGGCAAACCGCAACGACCCAGAGGCTTTAATTTACCTTAACAATGCCCGCATCGGTCAGCAAAAGTCCTACACGATCGCCGTCGCTGTACCGATGGCAACCTCCCTCAATACTGCGCTGGAAATTCTGCGGGGAGTCGCCCAGGCACAGGAGGAAGTGAATCGGGCGGGGGGAATTAACGGCGTACCGCTCAAGGTCAAAATTGCCAGCGATGACAGCAATCCAGCTCTGGCTCCTAATGTGGCGCGATCGCTCGTGCAGGATGGCTCTGTGCTGGGGGTAGTCGGGCACTTTAGCAGCGGGGCTTCCCTGGCTGCTGGGGAAGTTTATCAGCAGAACGGGCTGGTCATGATTTCGCCCACCAGTACGGCGGTGCAGCTTTCCAATTTAGGAGACTATGTGTTTCGCACCGTGCCGAGCGATCGATTTTCTGCCACGACCCTCTCTCGCGATATGCTGAGCCGCTTGCAGCGCAAAAACGCCGCGATATTTTTTGACTCCAGCAGCCAGTACAGCCTTTCCCTCAAGGACGAATTTACAACGGCAGTAGCAAACGATGGAGGGCAAGTCGTTGCTGATTTTGATCTGAACAATCCTGGATTCAGTGCTTCTAATGCGATCGAGCAGGCAACCCAACAGGGGGCGGAGGTGCTGGTGCTGTTTCCCAGTAGCGGTGTGCTGAATCTGGCATTGCAGGTCATTACAGTGAATCAGAAACGGTTACCCATTTTGGCAGGGGATGATATGTACGATCCGAAAACCCTGGAAGTGGGCGGGGCAGCAGCGGAAGAAATGGTGGTGGCAGTGCCCTGGATTCTGCTTGCCAATCCGAATACGCCCTTTGTGCAGGAATCCCGGCAGTTTTGGGGCGGCGATGTCAACTGGCGTACCGCAATGGCTTACGATGCGGCGGAGGTACTCATCGCAGGACTAAAGCAAAACCCTACGCGACAGGGTGTACAGCAAACCCTCGCCAGTTCAAACTTTACCCTGCAAGGCGCAACCGGAACCGTGCGCTTTTTGTCCTCTGGCGATCGATCTCAGCCTATGCAGCTTGTCACCGTGGAACCGGGCAGGCGATCGGGCTATGGGTTTGATTTTGTGCCTGTTACGCCGTGA
- a CDS encoding serine/threonine-protein kinase: MEVYCTRPSCPRPLNHFADLDNSATLKTIPQKYCTACGLELLLAGRYFAVKLLGQGGFGTAYLARDRYTPAMRFCVVKQFQPSTQLTSQQLEIAQNLFEREGQVLEELGTHPQIPDLLAFFALPVTRRYANDPDQFFYLVQEFIDGQNLEQELEQQGRFSEAKTLALLESLLPVLQFVHDRGSIHRDIKPSNIMRRKDGTLFLLDFGAVKQATASNPGQAQSSSTGIYSQGFAPPEQMKGNQVYPATDLYALAVTCLMLLTREQPQDLYDTYKDEWSWHSHVKVSDRLATVLDKMLMLTPSHNSGTAGKSAARAAIRSRSRLDPSRHQTLQHHAPQGWNPLPAGLWRSETGNRLQSRTGTVFLNGHLLPGLRTAGTDEGQSGLSRHRSLCPGCHLLNAADAPAVGGWGMAFIEPSLSIGGSRCHCIQFPVERFGGGIDLIALHLFRRCEALGVDAR; this comes from the coding sequence ATGGAAGTGTACTGTACCCGTCCAAGCTGTCCTCGTCCGCTGAATCACTTTGCCGATCTTGACAATTCGGCAACTCTGAAGACGATTCCGCAAAAATACTGTACTGCCTGCGGTCTAGAACTGCTGCTGGCAGGTCGCTACTTTGCCGTCAAACTCTTAGGACAGGGTGGCTTCGGTACGGCTTATCTGGCACGCGATCGCTATACTCCGGCGATGCGGTTCTGTGTGGTGAAGCAGTTTCAGCCCTCGACCCAACTCACGTCCCAGCAGCTTGAAATTGCCCAGAATTTATTTGAGCGGGAAGGTCAAGTCCTGGAGGAATTGGGAACCCATCCGCAGATTCCCGATTTGCTGGCGTTTTTTGCCCTGCCCGTGACGCGCCGCTATGCCAACGACCCGGATCAGTTTTTCTATCTGGTGCAGGAATTCATCGACGGGCAAAACCTGGAACAGGAACTCGAACAGCAGGGACGCTTCTCGGAAGCCAAAACTCTGGCACTGCTGGAAAGTCTGCTGCCCGTGCTGCAATTCGTTCACGATCGCGGCTCGATCCATCGCGACATCAAACCCTCCAACATCATGCGCCGCAAGGATGGAACCCTCTTCCTGCTGGACTTTGGCGCAGTGAAACAGGCAACCGCCTCCAATCCCGGACAGGCACAGTCTTCCTCAACGGGCATCTACTCCCAGGGCTTCGCACCGCCGGAACAGATGAAGGGCAATCAGGTCTATCCCGCCACCGATCTCTATGCCCTGGCTGTCACCTGCTTAATGCTGCTGACCAGAGAGCAACCCCAGGATCTCTACGACACCTACAAAGATGAGTGGAGCTGGCATTCTCATGTGAAAGTGAGCGATCGTCTCGCCACAGTGCTGGACAAAATGCTGATGCTCACCCCCAGCCACAACTCTGGCACTGCTGGAAAGTCTGCTGCCCGTGCTGCAATTCGTTCACGATCGCGGCTCGATCCATCGCGACATCAAACCCTCCAACATCATGCGCCGCAAGGATGGAACCCTCTTCCTGCTGGACTTTGGCGCAGTGAAACAGGCAACCGCCTCCAATCCCGGACAGGCACAGTCTTCCTCAACGGGCATCTACTCCCAGGGCTTCGCACCGCCGGAACAGATGAAGGGCAATCAGGTCTATCCCGCCACCGATCTCTATGCCCTGGCTGTCACCTGCTTAATGCTGCTGACGCTCCTGCTGTTGGGGGGTGGGGGATGGCTTTTATTGAACCGAGTCTTTCGATCGGGGGTTCCCGGTGTCACTGCATCCAATTCCCAGTCGAGCGGTTCGGTGGCGGGATAGACCTGATTGCCCTTCATCTGTTCCGGCGGTGCGAAGCCCTGGGAGTAGATGCCCGTTGA
- a CDS encoding LysR family transcriptional regulator, producing MSDLPFTLDQLRILKAIAAEGSFKRAADSLYVSQPAVSLQVQNLERQLDVPLFDRGGRRAQLTEAGHLLLSYGDRILSLCQETCRAIEDLQNLQGGTLIVGASQTTGTYLLPRMLGLFRQKYPDVAVQLHVHSTRRTAWSVANGQIDLAIIGGEIPPELQDSLEVIPYAEDEMALILPMFHPLAQAEKIEKDDLYKLQFIALDSQSTIRKVIDQVLTRCGIETRRLKIEMELNTIEAIKNAVQSGLGAAFVSISAIEKELQLGVLHRSPIEGVVVNRTLSVITNPNRYRSKAAEAFTQEILPQFATYEAPLEALEKPREKVMADHLNGNALALEASLGKVIQLDD from the coding sequence ATGTCTGATCTTCCTTTCACTCTGGATCAGTTACGCATTCTTAAAGCCATTGCCGCCGAGGGTAGCTTTAAGCGTGCTGCCGATAGTCTGTACGTTTCTCAGCCTGCCGTGAGCCTTCAGGTGCAAAACCTGGAACGGCAATTGGATGTTCCTTTGTTTGACCGGGGAGGTCGGCGGGCGCAGCTCACGGAAGCGGGACATTTGCTTCTGAGCTATGGCGATCGCATCCTGAGCCTCTGTCAAGAAACCTGTCGGGCGATCGAAGATTTGCAAAACCTGCAAGGCGGAACCCTGATTGTGGGCGCGAGCCAGACGACGGGAACCTATCTGCTGCCGCGAATGCTGGGGCTGTTTCGCCAAAAGTATCCCGACGTTGCCGTACAGCTTCACGTTCACTCCACCCGCCGCACTGCCTGGAGCGTAGCAAACGGACAGATCGATTTGGCGATTATTGGCGGTGAAATTCCGCCGGAACTGCAAGACTCCCTGGAAGTGATTCCCTACGCGGAAGACGAAATGGCGCTGATTCTGCCCATGTTCCATCCGCTGGCGCAGGCAGAGAAAATCGAGAAAGATGACCTCTACAAGCTGCAATTCATCGCCCTCGATTCCCAGTCCACCATCCGCAAGGTGATCGATCAGGTACTCACTCGCTGCGGCATCGAAACGCGACGGCTGAAGATCGAAATGGAGCTAAACACGATCGAGGCAATCAAAAACGCAGTGCAGTCCGGTCTTGGAGCGGCGTTTGTGTCGATTTCGGCGATCGAGAAAGAGCTTCAGCTTGGCGTGCTGCACCGTTCCCCGATCGAGGGAGTGGTGGTAAACCGGACGCTATCGGTGATTACGAATCCAAACCGCTATCGATCGAAAGCCGCTGAAGCCTTCACCCAGGAAATTCTGCCCCAGTTTGCCACCTACGAAGCGCCGCTGGAGGCACTGGAGAAACCTAGGGAAAAAGTGATGGCAGATCACTTGAATGGCAATGCGCTGGCGCTGGAGGCGAGCCTGGGAAAGGTGATTCAGCTTGACGACTAG
- a CDS encoding 2Fe-2S iron-sulfur cluster-binding protein, translating to MVKTVRLEPIAQEMAIETNGNLLSVLLRKDLDVLKECGGRGMCATCHVYVRDGMDALSPVNRREQRTLEVITSCKPNSRLACQARVLTDGVVVELPPGMYINSIQDIEALVGRRAEENLLHPVTGHVLVEAGKLITRSVLKQIEATTSFDYKTFFANSSDS from the coding sequence ATGGTCAAAACTGTTCGGCTGGAACCGATCGCACAGGAGATGGCGATTGAAACCAATGGCAATTTGCTCTCTGTGCTGCTGAGGAAAGATCTGGATGTTTTGAAAGAATGCGGCGGACGTGGAATGTGTGCCACCTGCCATGTGTATGTCCGGGACGGTATGGATGCTCTGTCACCCGTCAACCGCCGAGAACAGCGCACCCTGGAAGTCATTACCTCCTGCAAACCGAATTCCCGTCTTGCCTGCCAAGCCAGGGTTTTAACCGATGGTGTGGTGGTTGAACTGCCGCCTGGAATGTACATTAATTCGATTCAAGATATTGAAGCGTTAGTGGGTCGGCGGGCTGAGGAGAACTTACTGCACCCCGTCACCGGACACGTTCTGGTCGAAGCAGGCAAACTGATCACCCGCTCCGTTCTGAAGCAAATTGAAGCGACCACCAGTTTCGATTACAAGACCTTCTTTGCAAATAGCAGTGATAGCTAA
- a CDS encoding phycobilisome protein translates to MLRQLNCLSRDVEGRYATDAELQFIADYVGSFAQRLQTYQKLQDTETAIVQQTYAKVRTIDSRLFMYGSEDATQKWKRDTLRTLRYTAAAVLLNDSETLQERFLLWFQTIMRAFSVQRSCEVTYQAMQDVVRQQFPVQQANLICPILELNRRSLGNVT, encoded by the coding sequence ATGCTGAGACAACTCAACTGTTTAAGCCGAGATGTAGAAGGTCGCTATGCGACTGACGCGGAGCTTCAATTCATTGCAGACTACGTCGGGTCTTTTGCCCAACGCCTGCAAACCTACCAGAAGCTCCAGGATACCGAAACGGCGATCGTCCAGCAAACCTACGCTAAAGTGCGGACGATCGACTCCAGGCTGTTCATGTACGGCTCAGAGGATGCCACCCAAAAATGGAAACGCGACACGCTGAGAACGCTCCGCTATACTGCCGCTGCCGTGCTGCTCAATGATTCGGAAACCTTGCAAGAACGGTTTTTGCTCTGGTTTCAAACGATCATGCGTGCTTTTAGTGTCCAGCGGAGCTGTGAGGTAACATATCAGGCAATGCAGGATGTTGTTAGGCAGCAGTTTCCAGTACAGCAAGCCAATTTGATTTGCCCCATCCTTGAGCTGAACCGCCGCTCCTTGGGGAATGTAACTTGA
- a CDS encoding V4R domain-containing protein — translation MITATSATETSNPAKRKYPKKHNHYGFRDFFHFDPDRGTIVDWNDSHNLLTTEDFIIGLVEGLEEEVGDASAVTMYTIGCEWGQKDAFFFEKWFEKEFDRGMRQTNLLFLLETWWWPFTSQGWGRWEVDMGDRKQGFMFINIFDSAVARTLGDVGKPVCHLYAGLFAGFFTELVRKQLSCIEIQCYSMGETYCKFLVGGQDRIDAAAFWLNEGATAKDIEKRLRSGELRR, via the coding sequence ATGATCACTGCAACATCTGCTACTGAAACGTCAAACCCGGCTAAAAGAAAGTACCCCAAAAAGCACAACCATTACGGCTTCCGCGACTTCTTTCATTTTGACCCCGATCGCGGCACTATTGTTGACTGGAACGACAGCCATAATCTATTAACCACCGAGGATTTTATTATCGGCTTGGTGGAAGGACTGGAAGAAGAAGTAGGGGATGCTTCTGCCGTCACGATGTACACGATCGGCTGTGAGTGGGGGCAAAAGGACGCCTTCTTCTTCGAGAAGTGGTTTGAGAAGGAATTCGATCGCGGGATGCGGCAAACCAATTTGCTGTTTCTGCTAGAAACCTGGTGGTGGCCCTTTACCTCTCAGGGTTGGGGGCGCTGGGAAGTCGATATGGGCGATCGCAAGCAGGGTTTCATGTTTATCAACATTTTTGACTCGGCGGTGGCGCGAACGCTGGGCGATGTAGGTAAGCCTGTCTGCCATCTTTACGCCGGGCTGTTTGCCGGATTTTTCACCGAGCTGGTGCGGAAACAGCTGAGCTGCATCGAAATTCAGTGCTATTCCATGGGCGAAACCTACTGCAAATTCCTGGTGGGTGGGCAGGATCGCATTGATGCGGCAGCCTTCTGGCTGAATGAGGGAGCCACTGCCAAAGATATCGAAAAACGGCTGAGATCTGGGGAGCTGCGGCGATGA
- a CDS encoding V4R domain-containing protein has product MISVADLLTQPRLPGNYFAPDVYVRSDLEMGLLENRQGDRLLALPETLIQAIYAGLEKETGQAARLVLFNCGRWWGKSFHTRFCEQISHYYETPSANLPMAEFLSCLQQCWVTHGWGKLELDQTHQHRGFLIIKIWNSPFARLAPKWEYPVCFLEAGILSSFFSQLTGRELHCIQTSCESLGSDCNRFVLGLPKRLEPAETMITNFDHDAIMQQLCQ; this is encoded by the coding sequence ATGATTTCCGTCGCCGACTTACTTACCCAACCTCGCCTGCCCGGAAACTACTTCGCACCCGATGTCTATGTGCGGAGCGATCTAGAAATGGGTCTGCTCGAAAACCGTCAGGGCGATCGGCTGCTGGCATTGCCCGAAACGCTGATCCAGGCAATTTATGCTGGACTGGAAAAGGAAACGGGTCAGGCAGCCCGACTGGTTCTGTTTAACTGCGGTCGCTGGTGGGGAAAAAGCTTTCATACTCGCTTCTGCGAACAGATTAGCCATTACTACGAAACGCCCAGTGCCAATCTGCCTATGGCGGAGTTCTTGAGCTGTTTGCAGCAGTGCTGGGTTACCCACGGTTGGGGCAAGCTTGAACTCGACCAAACCCATCAGCATCGGGGGTTTCTGATTATCAAAATTTGGAATTCACCCTTTGCCCGACTCGCTCCAAAATGGGAATATCCGGTGTGCTTCCTGGAGGCAGGGATTTTGTCGAGTTTCTTCAGCCAGCTAACAGGTCGAGAGTTACACTGTATTCAAACAAGCTGTGAGTCCCTAGGCTCCGACTGCAATCGCTTTGTTCTGGGCTTGCCGAAGCGACTCGAACCAGCCGAAACGATGATCACGAATTTTGATCACGACGCCATTATGCAGCAGCTTTGCCAGTAA